The Paraburkholderia caffeinilytica genome segment ATAGATCGACCGGCCGGGCCAGAAGTCCAGGATTTTGGGGCGACCTTTAGTATCAACTCGACGTTCATGGATGTGACCGAGCCCTCGTTTCTGGACAAGCAGTGGGTGTTGACCGGCGCGGCACTGGCTTTCCTCGGCATGGGGATCGGACCATATATATATGGATTCACCCATGCATCGCCTGCTCCGGCTTTTTGGTTGTTCGTTGCAGATTGTCTCGCGTTGATAACGATGGCTGTATTTGGCCGGATAGTCTGGAAGGTTGGCCGAGGCTTAATCTTCAGTCTGAGGTATCGCCCGATACGCTTTCACCGCGGCGAACGCAAGCTCTATGCGATTCACGCACGCCGATATTCTCCCAAGCCTGGCGAAGGCGATGTCGTATGGGAGGCGCCGTGGACAAAGGACTCGATCTTCTGTCTTCATAACGAAGACACGCCGTTCGGCAAGGTGTTTCATATCCGGCACTACACAGTCGATGACCAGGGTAACGTGAACCGGGCGTTCTCGATCGGCCGTGAGTGGACGGGCAAGGCACAGGTTGAGATGGCACTGGCGCAATGGAACTATTGGTGCAAGTACATGAACGACGGGCCGAACGGCTTGCCGAAACCGATGCTATTCCATACCCGTCAGGAAACGCTGCGCGAATCGTTCCTGTTCTCGATGTACAGTTTCGGGATGCGGTCACCGGCCTTCTTTCGCATCCTCATGATGCCTCAGATCCTGTTGTTTACGGTATTGCGATTCCTGGCAAATGCAACCAGCCGCGACCCCGTCTGGCCGGCCGCCATTGAAAAAATCAGTACGATTGCGCCTGATGATCCCTACACGGAACCACGGCAGGGCACTCCGGTTGGTTGGGGGGAGACGGTACTGGCCCAAGAGCGTGGCGACTATCCGAACAACCCGAAGGCCCAGGTCGAAGGCTGGACTGGCGAGCTCGGTGGCAAGCTGTATGCGGCAGCATGGCTCAAGAATCCGGGCGACCACGCGGCGACACCCATTGCACGAGGGGCGCAATGAAAGACGAAGCAGGTCGCGGTGTGATCCGCCTGAACGACAAGACGACGCACGGCGGACACGTCACGACCGCTAGCGATGACTTCAACGTCATGGGCGTGCCCGTCGCACTTGAGGGCGACAAGACATGGTGTCCGCAATGTCAGGGTACCTACGCCATCGTGCCGAAAGACAGCACGCGTCAACATCAAGGCAAGGCGGTTGCCTATCACGGTGACCCGACCGAGTGCGGCGCGACGCTGATCTCGTCGCTATGAAGGGGCAGGCAATATCTCAAGGTTGCGCTGTTCACGTGCAGTAGGGACTCGCGCGACCACAACCTTGAAGATGGGCGCAAAGGCATCCGATGCGGCCGCCGGCGGGTAAGGACAGACGAGCCCTGATGAAAATCTGTATCGGCAAACCGGTACTCGGGTAGGACATGGCACACTGCCTGCCGATCGGTCGTTAGCGTCAACTCGACCTGCACGGCGGTAACTGAACCTTCGTTCGTGCAGAAGCAGTGCTTCATGGCAGCCGCCCCCATAGCACGCAAGCTTGTCATCTCGCGCCAATGCAAGTCGATTTTCAGGCACACGACTGCTGAACGACTTTTATCGGGCCACTTGTGGCAGCGTTCAGCCCTTTGTGCCGACGCGTACCAACTATCCGAGAAAACCCACACCCGATGCTTAAGTCAAAACGATTCCGCCTGATCTACGGCGTAACGCTTTCGTTGATCCCCCTCGCATTTCTCGTGCTGCTCGCCCGGGGTAAGGGGGACTGGGGCGGCACAACGCCACCGGACACGTTGCTGAGCACCACGTCAGTTGAGGGACAGACGCCCGACTTTTGCACACCGCTGATTCGCACGCCACGCGCTACATGGCTGTTGACGTCTCAAAAGGACGACAACGCGATGCCGACGTGGAAGGTCGATCCATCCACGCTTGCGCTGAACACACTGTTGCCACCAGTGAAAGAGAAAGCTAAAGCCGGCGACGATTCACAGATGGCCCAGTACATGCCGAAGAGTTCGAACTGGACCACCCTGATTTCGAAGCTCGATGCAAAGGGCGTGTTCCAGCCGGTCGCCATTGTGCCGGACATGACGTGCCTGCACGCTACGCCTGATGGCGCAACGGTGTATGTGCTGACCGGCCTCGACAATCCTCAGGGGCTGGCGATCGGCGACTCGAACCCGAAGACCAGGCAAACAGCGGTATTCCGCACCGATGATCAGGGCGCGCATTGGACGTGGCTGAAGAACGGTTTTTTCCCGGATGCAGCACGGTGGGGGGAGAGTTTGCGGCCGTCCTTCTACAGCAGTCGTGAAGTATGGGCCTGGACCGAGTTCGACGATCTCACGCTGCCGGGTAAGGTCCTCAGCGAGAGCGGCTCCCCGCTGCAGTCGGTTCTGCGTCTGTTTTACTCAGCCGACGGCGGCGCGAGCGTCCAGCAGGTGAAGGCGAGCGCGCCGATCGCGATGAGCCGCAACGAAGCGGTCGAGCAGTTCCCCGCCGATGCCGAGGCGGACAGCAGCGGCGCCAATGACAAAACAACTGGCTTCGTTGTGCAGTTGAGCGATGACCACGCGATCGCGTGGCTGTCGCAGTCGTTCTATTACGGCGTTGCCGGTGACCATTTGGCGAAACTGTATGCAGTACTCGATCAAATGGAGTTGCGGCGTGAAGGGCAATCCTGGGTCATGGGGCTCCCGAAACGCACGGCGGGCGCGAACCTGAAAAGCGTGACGCGCACACCTGCTGGCCAGATCTATGGCGTGATGGCGCGCTCAAGAGCCAATGACGTCGTCGCGCGGTTCGATCAGGCTTCGCGCGCCTGGATACCATTGGCGTCTACGCCCAATTCCTTCTCACCGCTGCCCGCCGAGATCACTGTCGACAATCTGTGGGCGAGCGACAAACACCTCGTTATCAGTCTGAGTTCGATTTACTTCGTGCCACGCCTCCTCTATCCGTTCGGCTACGACAATGCCACTATCCACGGTGGAGCGGATTATTACTCGGACGACGGTGGCCGGCACTGGACGCATCTGAAGGTTCGTGCGGGCATTCTTGCGCTTGATCCGCACACGGATGAACTCCTGGCGTCGCCGTTTGAAAACTGGGAGTCGACAGCACCAATTCGCGCTTATCAGTTGGGCAAATAGCGGGTGGCGAGTTGGAAAAGGCTGAAACTGCGAGTCAGTGCGTTGTCTTGATGCCGCTGCATAGGAGCTAGAATCCGAAACGAGAAGCGCCGCACTTGTGGCCGAGCGGCAGGGTCGAGACGTGAGCCTGCTGATCTCAAAGTGGGCTACTTTTCCGGATCACGGCCAAACTTCAACGGAATTTCTATCATGAAAGACCGACACGTCAGTGTGTCCGCAGCGAAATCGGGATTTGAGCGGATGACAACGCGAATGCGAGCAGGGCGCGAACTCGTAGTATGTCGGGCCCGCAATCCGGTTGCCAAATTAGCGTTGCCAGTGTTTCTTGTGCGAAGCCATCGACTAAGGCGTCCGTATCGCCAGCGCGCGAGGGTTCGCCACATCGGCTAGGTTCGTGGTCACTCGTGTCTCCGAAGTTCGTTATTAAGCAAGGATGCTCGATTAGATCCGCGGCAGCAGCGGTGGAAATCATTTCACCCTCATGCATATCGCAGTGACGCGCACGACGTATCGGTGACTTTGCCTTTAGATGACCACTACCGCCTTATGCAAATGGCATGCGCAATGTGAGCGCGCAAGGCTACGATCGGCGGCACGCGACCCGGTCATTCAGTTCTCTCTCGGTAGCGGACACTCGACACGCAGGAAATTGCAGGTTCACTTGAGCTATCGTCCTGGTGCCTATTGGGCCGCCGCGACGGCCATAGGTCGCACATGTTTTCCCTAGACAGCCGTGGAGGAACTATTTGGTAACGGTTTCAACTACGGGGGCTAGCTGATTCCTCAAAGATACGGTAAATGTATGGCGCCAGCCGAGTCTGGCACCATAAGAAAACGCAACTACGGGAATAGCATGGCAGACCGAGATACATTCTATGAAAAGCTCTACTTTCACGAACTTGACACACGCGAAAAACTAAATGCACGTTTGCCGGGTCTCTTGACCTTTGCGCTGGCACTCGTTGCTTGGGCAGCATGGTTGGTGCCGCAGTACTTAACTCATCAGCATCCTTCACGTATTGGCATAAGTGCCTTCGTTCTTGCGGGCGGGTTCTTTGCCGTTTCGTGCAGTTTTTTTTGGAGTGCGGCCAAAGAATACGAGTACAAGTTACTCCCGACGATTGAGGAAATTGAATCCGAGTACACAAAGGGCAACGACCCGAAAAATGGCGAGCGACGCGTCGCTCACACTATTCGTGGGAAGATGAGCGAAGCACAAGTACGCAACAGTGGCTTCAACTCCGACCGAACTAAAGCTCTGGGACGCTGTATTATCGGCTTGGCTACCGTAACACTTCTCATGGGCATTGCGACTATGATCGTCCTTTTGCCATAGCAGCTACCTGCGCCGCCCAATTCGCGAATAGGCTTAAATCGGGGTATTTCGGGGAGTGTCCGCTGTACGCTGGGCACACCTTGAGGGGAGCAGAGGCGGTGTCGCTGTTCGTGCCGGCAGCGTCATGCGCAGGGGCGACGCTGGTCGGCTCACGGCCATAACAGTTTACTTGTTCCACCTGACCCCGTACCCATCACGAATGGAGCGACGGCACAGGATTGTCGATAATCTGAGCCGGAGTGTCGAGCGTCCGCTCTTGGCCGATACTGTTGAAAAAGTCGGCGACCGACTATCTCACGAGGTTTTCATGGGCCGTTCTACCCTTAACCGAGGGCTGCGAGCGGTTTGTAGAGCGATCTGAGTGGTCGAATTTTTTGCCAGTGGTGGCAAAACAGTGAGCCACGACTTTTTCAACCGTATCGGCCACCTGCTGCCTGTCACCTATGTCGCCCGTTCTCGAAACTAACGCCTTCGAATAGCGGCACCCGACCTACCATTTCTAGATTTAATGTGATGCCACGCATCGCGTTAGCGATGCCGAGAGCAGCTAGGTGAGAACGCTCAGTTGCGGCTGTTCAAGCGACACCGTTTCGACAATCGTTTCGAACTCAGCCAGGAGGTCTGGCTGACGTTGTCGCAGGTATTGAGCTACCAGTTCGTTCTCCAGGAGTCTGGCGAGATATCCCTTTGCGAGCACCAGGTTCAGAACATCCTGTCCGTAGGTCTGCTCGACAAGTTTGTATTGGCCTTGGAGGTTGCTCATCTCCCGCTCCATCTTCGCCATCTGTTCGGGCGTCACACCGGTCAGCTTTGGCGGCTTCTTACCGTCAACCAGCCGCGCTGCGGGTGTCGCGACAAGCAGCGCTTCGGCATAAGGCACGGTCACATTGTTCGCCGCTATCATCAGTTCGACGCATTCGACCTGCCGTGTCGGCTTCATTTTTCGAATTGCGCGAGCGAGGTCTACTGAGAACTGGCGATCTCCTAGAAGTTCGGCGGCTTCAGGACATATGCCGTCCAGCAGAGAAAGCTTCTTGAGGATCATGGACACGTCCATAGCGAGGGCCTTTGCCAGCCTCTCCGGCGACACGCCCCGTTCGACGACGCGCCGGATCATATAGTGCTCCTGGATTGTGGACAGCCGATTGACACGATTGTTGTACGTGTAGCTTTCGTCGTCGGTTGCAACCAGGCACGATACCTCGACAAATCCGAGCTTCTGCATCGCAATGAGGCGTAGGTGGCCATCAAGCAGCACGTGTTGACCCGTACTCTGGTGTACTGCAGTAACCGACAGTGGCTCAATCAGGCCTATCTCCTCGATCGAGGCCTTGATCTGCTTGAATTTGCGGGAATCGATGATCGTCGCCGGCATCTTGCGCGACGGCAGGATGCACACTAAAGGAACAGATAGAGGCTCGGGAATGAAACCGAGCGTTACGCCTGTCATGCGACGCTCCCGCCCGACCAGACTCGCTCGGCAAGATATTTCGGCAACGTTGCCAGCCCTTCTGCACGCAGCAGATTGACGAAGTTTTCATCTGCAAAAATTTGCCGAAGCGCGCCCACGACGAACATGAGCCGCTGCTGCGCAAATTCGGCCTTACGCACCATCGACTTCTGGCGTTCGACTTCATGCTGATAGGTCCGCACCAGGCTCGATGTCGTCACATCAGCGAGCTTGCCCGACATGTTGCGGGCAGCGGAGCGCCCAAGCGTTTTACGTCGCTCGATAATCCGGCGGGCATCTATCAATTGCTTGCCACGTAACTTGCCGGATTCGTAAGCTTCCTGCAGAGCAGCCTGCATTGCCGTGTCGTCGTCACCGGCGCTGACAATAGACAGTGCGGCGTTGAGTGGAATCCGTCCCTTCTCCACTGCTATGACCAGGCGCTCTTCACCATGATGCAGTAGCATCAGGATACCTTGGACATATGACTGCGTGAGCCCCGTCTTTTCCGCGATCACCTTCGAGGCGTATCCCTGCTCCTGCAATTGCCGGATGCCGGCGAGGAGTTCGAGCGGCCTGCACTGACGACGCGCAATGTTCTCCGCGAGACTCATGATGAATGCGTCTTCGTCGCTGACATTCACAACCATCGCCGGAATGGTCGTCTCGCCAAGTGAACGGAAAGCTTTCAGGCGACCCTCGCCGCACACAAGCAGATACTTCTCGACGCCATCTGCCGTAGCACGCGGAGTGACCTTGATCGGCTTTTTCAGGCCGATCGTCCTGATGTTGCCGACGATTTCGTTGAACACACGGTTGTTACGCTCACGCGGATTGATGACCTCGATCTGATCGACCGGAATCATTCGCACCTCGCCCGCCTGTTGCTGCTGGTTCATGCCACCCTCCGGAGGCGGGCCCGCTCAGCCATGCCATAGAGATAGTCGAGCGTGTCAAAACGGTAGCTCTCGAATTCAATCCTGTTCTGATCAGCGAGGCTGATACGCGGCTGGCCGAAATCCAGGCGCGGCAGGAGGTAATAATCGAGCGCCGCGGAATTCGCGTGGTCGAGCCTAACCGCTACGGTAATGTCCGGCAGCAGGCTCGTGTCAAACCGGACCTTCCAGCGATGCCGCTCATTTTCGTGTGTCTGGCAACGCGCGAGAACGAGGCAGGTAGTGAACTCATGGTTGACGGTGAGCATATCTGTGGCTGGATCGCGCAGCACCGTGCCACCTAGATCGGCGATCTTCTTCTCCGTCTGCGCGACGATTTCCGGGTGAAGCTGACGGAGGAACCGGTTGGTTTCGAGATAGCGGTAGTCGCGACCAGGCGTGAAACCCACGGTCTGGTATGCGCGAATCAGGCTGCCGAATCTGTACATGTAAACGGAGCTTGATGGCATGCCGTCGGTCTCGTCGATCACCAGGCCAGACAGGAAGCCACGGTTGCGGTACAGGTTGCGCAGACGCTCGATGAGCTCCTCATTTGAATAGCGCCGGGCGCGCGCCCGCATGATGCCCTGTGCCGTGTAAAACGTCTCACCTGGTACGATAGACTGGAATGCACCTTCCCTCCGAATCCACATTTCCGGTGTATTCACGACGCGCATTTTCTTGAGTTTGAACGACACGCGGTTGTAGACGTTGTTGCCGATGTATTTCTCGTTGGTCAGTACCTCCCGTATAGTCGCTCGTGTCCATTCCCGGTCGAGATTTGTGCGAACACGCATGCCATTCAATCGGGCCGCAATCTCGTATTCATTTAACGACCCGTCGATAAACCAGTTGTAGATGAGATTGATAATCCGGATTTCGCTCTCGGGCCCTGGCATGAGGATCACCCGATCGGTCTGCAGGCTCTTGTGCTCGCCTCGCTGAAGTTCTCCTTTCATGATCCCGTGCTGATCGATGAGGACGCGGCGTAAACCGTAGCCAGCCGGTCCGCCCTGCCGGAAGCCGAGCTCGATCAGCCGGCACTGGCCGGCAAACACCTTGGCCGACAATTCCCGGCTGTATTCACCGGCCATTGCCCGCTTCACTCCTTTCACGATGGTGGATACAGGCGAGCCGTCGTTTTCGAACTGCTCGGCGCAGTAGGCAACCTGGATGCCGACACGCCGGCAGACATACTCGTAGTACGCACTTTCGTCCGCGTCCTGGAATCTCCCCCAGCGACTCACGTCATAGACGAGGATCACCTGAAAATCCGCGCGACCGCTTTCAACGTCCTTGATCAGTTGCTGCAGCGCCTGCCGCCCGTCGATACGCAGACCGCTTTTACCCTCGTCAGCGTAGGTGCGAACGATCTCGAGGCCGCGCCGCACGGCGTACTCCCGGATCCTGTCGCGCTGGTTCTCGGTCGAGTACTGCTGGTGCTCAGTCGACATCCGAACGTATTCGGCCGCCCGTACCGAGGGCACCTGCGCGACGACGGCATCGCCTATGTGATCGAGTGACACGGTCCTGCTCCCGCTGCTTCGAATCCTCGCTCCCCTGAGCTTGCGTGCCCGGCATCGCGCCGGACACGTAGATCGTCACTTTCGAAACGCCACCGCGTCGCAACTGCGGTGGTGTCTGATTCAGAGCGGGTACAAGGCAAAGGTAGCAGGCCTCGCGCGGAAGTCGATCACGTCATCTCTTTGCAATCACGTATGGGTGGCCCGTTTGGTGCCGACAGCACGGCGATATGGACGGTGCACGCGTTCATCTTTGCAATGCCCGTTTCGACCGCACGGCGCAGTATGTAGAAGCCCGACGCGAGCGGGTGTAAAGGCGGTGACGCGTCCATGTTTGCAACTGGACTGGAACTTCGCCGCGCGTTCCGCTCCCGTTGCATCGCGCAATTGCGCTCCCGATAGGTCGGGTGCGTCGCGCGGTATTGACGCCAGTAGTCCGGGTGACGAGCGCGCCATTTGGCCTGCGCCCGCGCCTGGTTGTCGCGATAGTCGGCATCGCTGCGCAAACGCTGGCGTTGCCAACGTCGCCGGCGTTCCCGCTGACACGCCGCGGCCGAGCAGTATCGTTGGTTGGGCACCTGCAAGAGGGGATGGAAAAGATTGCCGCAGGCGAGGCAAGGCCGGGTCGATTTCATGAGCACACTCCATACGTGCCACCAGTATGGAGTTGACTCGCCCGCAGCTCGACTGCAGGTGGCGCATCGCGCACCATTCGCCGGCCGGTATTAGTTAGCCAGCAACTACAACGGCGCTGCCAGCCAAGGTCAACTATTTTGCGATTTCCGTAGGTCAGAGACAGGTTTTCTGAGAGGGTTTGGAGGTGGTCTTCTCAGAAAAGTTGTACAACCCTTTGATTTTTCTAAACACGCGAAGACAGGTAATTTGAGAGCCTATAACCGCGGCGCAGCGCATCGGTGACCATCAGCAGCGCCATGACGGTGTTCGAATCCGGCACGTGCGCGTGCACCTGCAACACGTCTGCCGGCACGCCCAGCTCGACCGTTACGTGAACTTCGCCACCCGGAAACTGCAGCGTCTTGAGTGCAAGTGGCCGGCGACGGTTCTCGGCACGGGATACAGCGAAAATCTGGATCACGGTTAGGCTCCTCACTTCGTCGAGTTTTTCGACTAATGGGATGCAGTATAGCCGTACTTAGTTGAGAAATTCAACTAACTATGCAAAAATAATATTTAACGTTTTACCGACAGGAGGTCCCCGCATGTCCGACGCCTACCCGAAGCCAGATGTCAGTGTGGACGTCGTGCTGTTGACGCTTGTCGAAGGCAAGCTGCATGTCGCGCTTCATGTCCGTACGAAAAGACCGGATAAGGGCACACTCGCGCTTCCGGGCGGACAGGTGCACGTCGACGACGATGATGAGGTTGATCTGGAGGCGACGGCATACCGCGTGTTGCGTGAGAAGGTGGGGCTTGTACCGCGCTATCTGGAGCAGTTGCGCACCTTTTCCGGCCGCGAGCGGGATCCGACGCGCGGTTTCACGGTCTCTATCTCACACGTCGCGCTTATACCCTACGAAGAACTGAAAGCCGTCGGCGATGGGGTCTTTCACTTTTATAGCGTTGACGATCTGCCGAGGCTCGCGTTCGACCACGCCGCGCAGGTTTCTGAGGCCGTCCAGCGGCTCAGGAACAAGGCCAGTTACTCCACGCTCCCCTGCTGGCTTCTACCCGAAGCCTTTACGCTGACGCAGCTTCAGGTGGTCTACGAACAGATTTTCGGCGAGACCGTGAAGCGCGGAACATTTCGCTCGCGACTTGGAATCAAGGTGCAAGATGTCCGTCCCGGTGAAGCTGTTGACGAAGCCGAGATCCTGGTTGCAACCGACCAGTTTCAGGGCGGCAAACAGCGTCCCGCCCGGCTTTTCAAGGTCAACCGGTTAAGCCTGTTCAGGCGGGCGTTCTGGTAGGTGGTCACACGAATTCATGCCGGGCTTCCTTCTTCGATTACCCCGTCGGCCATGCGCTCCGGTCATTCCTTTTCTGCGTAACCGAACGGTCGACTCGAAAGTGCAGCGGCCACTCGGCGACACTCACCGACTTCAGACATCACTAAACTGACGCGCCGTCAACGTCGTGCCAAAAAAGTTGGCTACGTTCGTCATGACGCTAAGTAGTTCAAACGCGACTTCGGCCGTCCACTGCCCGTCGAACACGACGTTTTCGGCTTCGACGTTGTGAAGCCACGCCTTGGATAGACGGGCGACAAGTCAAACTGACTGCTGATCGCTGGATAAGTCATCCCACTTATCCACATCCCCCTCTGGACAACTTTTGTACAAGCCCCCTGACACGTTGTGGGCGAAACCTTGATAAACCTACGACCTCGCCAGGTCAGTCAAAAGTTTTCCCTGGCTCCTCCTCCCTGTTCGCCCACGCTCCGCAGGGTTATCGATTCCGCAGTCCTTTGATCTGTAAGCGAAGATTCAAGTTATCCACAGCGAAGTGCGAGGCTTGTTAACTATTACTACGTATACATATACAAAGACTATAAAAACCAGAGAGGCATCCACGAATCCCGCTGCACAGGCGAGCAGAACGCTCAAAGCAGTCAGTACAACCAGAATCAAGCCAAACCCCTCAAACCAACGGCAAACAAATCTCCGTCAGCAATTCAGCAGGCGCAGTCTCCTTCGGACTATTCAAATACTCCTCAAACACCGGCGCATCCGCAGCCTCACGCCCCGACTGGACAAGCCACGTCCCATACAACCACTCATAAGCCGCCCGCATATCGCTATACGGCCCTTTATGCCGCAACACTGCATACTCACCCCCCTTCACATGCGCCAAAGAAACCGGCGAACTCACCGTCACCGAAGCCTGCACCGGACGCGGCAACAACACCCCGGCCTTCGACCGCAACTCATCCTCCGCAACCACACCCGGATCGTCGTAGTAAATCCCGATCATGCGCATCTGTCCCGCCAGCAGATTATGTTTTCCCAACCAGCCGAACAACCCATCAAACGCTTTGCCGATCTGCATATACGGCCCAACATGATCCACCGACAAAACCTCCATCGGCTCCACGTGACGAATCACCACTTCACGCATCGTCATTTGATCGTCTCCTGAAAGTGCCGGACGAAACCGGCTATGCGTCCCCTGCTTGCGATACTGCGCTGGCGGCATGCCGAAAACCGCGCGGAAGGTACGAGAGAAAGACTGCAAACTGCTATAGCCCGAGCGCCCGGCAATTTCAGCGATCGGCATCGAGCCATTCGCCAGATAGCCCGCCGCGCGATGTAATCGCAAGCGGCGCACGGTCGTCGCCACTGTCTCGCCATACATCGCCTGAAAGATGCGATGCCAGTGATACGGCGACATGCAGGCGATTTGCGCGAGACGATCGATATCCAGCGGTTCGTCGAGATGATCGTAAATATGGTCCAGCACGCGACCCAGCCGCGTTTCGTAGCGCGCCCGATTGTCCGATTGGTTCATGGCTGAGTGACTGACTAACCGAAAGAAGAATGCCGGATGGCATGCGAACCAAAGTACCACGTCGCCATTTACCAAATCCTGCGATCTTCGCCAAAAAGCGCGCGAACGGAATTAAGCGCCCACTGACACAATCGCCCCCGAACTTTGCCGAATTTCGATAACACCTCGAATAATGGCTCACTACCATCGGCTGAAGCCTGTCCGCCCATGCACCGCAAAGCCTTGCGGCGTCGAGCAAGCGGCAACATCAGGAGCGCCCGATGAAATCAGAATCCAAAAGTCAGCACGTCGGTAAAGTCACGCATCACGAGTTGAAGCAGACGCTCGGTACGTGGCAACTGTGGGGGATCGCGGTCGGTCTGGTCATTTCCGGCGAGTATTTTGGCTGGAGCTACGGCTGGGCGAG includes the following:
- a CDS encoding recombinase family protein translates to MSLDHIGDAVVAQVPSVRAAEYVRMSTEHQQYSTENQRDRIREYAVRRGLEIVRTYADEGKSGLRIDGRQALQQLIKDVESGRADFQVILVYDVSRWGRFQDADESAYYEYVCRRVGIQVAYCAEQFENDGSPVSTIVKGVKRAMAGEYSRELSAKVFAGQCRLIELGFRQGGPAGYGLRRVLIDQHGIMKGELQRGEHKSLQTDRVILMPGPESEIRIINLIYNWFIDGSLNEYEIAARLNGMRVRTNLDREWTRATIREVLTNEKYIGNNVYNRVSFKLKKMRVVNTPEMWIRREGAFQSIVPGETFYTAQGIMRARARRYSNEELIERLRNLYRNRGFLSGLVIDETDGMPSSSVYMYRFGSLIRAYQTVGFTPGRDYRYLETNRFLRQLHPEIVAQTEKKIADLGGTVLRDPATDMLTVNHEFTTCLVLARCQTHENERHRWKVRFDTSLLPDITVAVRLDHANSAALDYYLLPRLDFGQPRISLADQNRIEFESYRFDTLDYLYGMAERARLRRVA
- a CDS encoding plasmid partitioning protein RepB C-terminal domain-containing protein — encoded protein: MTGVTLGFIPEPLSVPLVCILPSRKMPATIIDSRKFKQIKASIEEIGLIEPLSVTAVHQSTGQHVLLDGHLRLIAMQKLGFVEVSCLVATDDESYTYNNRVNRLSTIQEHYMIRRVVERGVSPERLAKALAMDVSMILKKLSLLDGICPEAAELLGDRQFSVDLARAIRKMKPTRQVECVELMIAANNVTVPYAEALLVATPAARLVDGKKPPKLTGVTPEQMAKMEREMSNLQGQYKLVEQTYGQDVLNLVLAKGYLARLLENELVAQYLRQRQPDLLAEFETIVETVSLEQPQLSVLT
- a CDS encoding AraC family transcriptional regulator, whose translation is MNQSDNRARYETRLGRVLDHIYDHLDEPLDIDRLAQIACMSPYHWHRIFQAMYGETVATTVRRLRLHRAAGYLANGSMPIAEIAGRSGYSSLQSFSRTFRAVFGMPPAQYRKQGTHSRFRPALSGDDQMTMREVVIRHVEPMEVLSVDHVGPYMQIGKAFDGLFGWLGKHNLLAGQMRMIGIYYDDPGVVAEDELRSKAGVLLPRPVQASVTVSSPVSLAHVKGGEYAVLRHKGPYSDMRAAYEWLYGTWLVQSGREAADAPVFEEYLNSPKETAPAELLTEICLPLV
- a CDS encoding ParB/RepB/Spo0J family partition protein, translating into MNQQQQAGEVRMIPVDQIEVINPRERNNRVFNEIVGNIRTIGLKKPIKVTPRATADGVEKYLLVCGEGRLKAFRSLGETTIPAMVVNVSDEDAFIMSLAENIARRQCRPLELLAGIRQLQEQGYASKVIAEKTGLTQSYVQGILMLLHHGEERLVIAVEKGRIPLNAALSIVSAGDDDTAMQAALQEAYESGKLRGKQLIDARRIIERRKTLGRSAARNMSGKLADVTTSSLVRTYQHEVERQKSMVRKAEFAQQRLMFVVGALRQIFADENFVNLLRAEGLATLPKYLAERVWSGGSVA
- a CDS encoding DUF6708 domain-containing protein, which produces MDERLMKKCIGQPVPEWDMAHRLSIDRPAGPEVQDFGATFSINSTFMDVTEPSFLDKQWVLTGAALAFLGMGIGPYIYGFTHASPAPAFWLFVADCLALITMAVFGRIVWKVGRGLIFSLRYRPIRFHRGERKLYAIHARRYSPKPGEGDVVWEAPWTKDSIFCLHNEDTPFGKVFHIRHYTVDDQGNVNRAFSIGREWTGKAQVEMALAQWNYWCKYMNDGPNGLPKPMLFHTRQETLRESFLFSMYSFGMRSPAFFRILMMPQILLFTVLRFLANATSRDPVWPAAIEKISTIAPDDPYTEPRQGTPVGWGETVLAQERGDYPNNPKAQVEGWTGELGGKLYAAAWLKNPGDHAATPIARGAQ
- a CDS encoding PAAR domain-containing protein, with protein sequence MKDEAGRGVIRLNDKTTHGGHVTTASDDFNVMGVPVALEGDKTWCPQCQGTYAIVPKDSTRQHQGKAVAYHGDPTECGATLISSL
- a CDS encoding NUDIX hydrolase, with product MSDAYPKPDVSVDVVLLTLVEGKLHVALHVRTKRPDKGTLALPGGQVHVDDDDEVDLEATAYRVLREKVGLVPRYLEQLRTFSGRERDPTRGFTVSISHVALIPYEELKAVGDGVFHFYSVDDLPRLAFDHAAQVSEAVQRLRNKASYSTLPCWLLPEAFTLTQLQVVYEQIFGETVKRGTFRSRLGIKVQDVRPGEAVDEAEILVATDQFQGGKQRPARLFKVNRLSLFRRAFW